One genomic window of Vibrio ziniensis includes the following:
- a CDS encoding oxaloacetate decarboxylase subunit gamma translates to MTNIGSLLVDAATLMITGMGFVFLFLTILVYLVRLMSKLVPQEVPQPISTPNKNKKVPVKSAASNQHMVSPQVVAAISAAVHQHRTLAAAKSSK, encoded by the coding sequence ATGACAAATATTGGAAGCCTGCTAGTAGACGCGGCCACCCTGATGATTACAGGGATGGGCTTCGTTTTTCTATTCCTCACCATATTGGTTTATCTCGTTCGGTTAATGTCTAAATTGGTACCGCAAGAAGTACCTCAACCGATCAGTACACCTAACAAAAATAAAAAAGTACCAGTGAAATCTGCGGCCTCTAACCAACATATGGTTAGTCCACAGGTTGTAGCGGCTATTTCTGCTGCGGTACATCAGCACCGCACTCTAGCTGCTGCTAAGAGTAGTAAATAA
- a CDS encoding M16 family metallopeptidase has translation MRKIWAGAFSLIAIYGCSTQTKPEIELSSLPQGVHLIEQVEASTDKVMIPYSKYRLDNGLTVILSPDHSDPLVHVDVTYHVGSAREEVGKSGFAHFFEHMMFQGSKHVADQQHFKLITEAGGSLNGSTNRDRTNYYETVPANQLEKVLWLESDRMGFLLDAVSQRKFEIQRETVKNERAQNYDNRPYGLMWERMGEAIYPQGHPYSWQTIGYVEDLDQVDVNDLKAFFLRWYGPNNAVLTIGGDLDTNETLAWVNKYFGSIPKGPEVTNAKKQPAVLPDNRYITMEDRIQQPMVVIGWPTSYRGADDQMSLDVLSSVLGSGTNSYLYQNLVKTQKAVSAGSFHDCSELACNFYVFAMAPAGNNGQLAPLYEELMQTLAEFKSKGADGERLEQITGMAEANSVFALQSVSGKVSQLASNETFFGYPDRLQDQLEQLNRVSPKTLSAVFKKYIDGRNKVTLSVVPKGKASYAVKDATFVTPERHLPEHQKLTEQQLSYRHAADSFDRSIIPKVAEPVQAHLPALYDIYFNNGTELLGTQTSETPTVVIEFKLPAGERHVTRGKEGLANLTAAMMEQGSALRNVEDIQAQLDKLGSTISVSANVYSTSVVVSSLEKNLSQTLSVIEEVLFQPGFRQDDFERVKQQMIQGMVYQHQQPGWLASQATRQVLFGSSIFARSSDGTDHSIASLTLDDVKHFYRKNYTPNGAQIVVVGDISKQEVRKQLSFFANWKGEPSPLIDPQIVHQLTSRKIYLVDKPDAPQSVVRLVRRGLPFDATGELYLSQLANFNLAGNFNSRINQNLREDKGFTYGASSYFTSNREVGAVVFNTQVRADATVDSIVELQNEMAKFSEQGLTDQEVDFLRLAVGQQDALKYETPGQKASLLSSILTYSLDKDYLQVRNEIVKTVDKATLDRLAAKWFNPSEYQIIVVGDAKTLKPQLEKLTIPVEELEIIR, from the coding sequence ATGAGGAAAATCTGGGCTGGTGCCTTCTCGTTGATCGCCATTTATGGCTGCAGTACTCAAACCAAACCAGAGATTGAACTCTCCTCGTTACCTCAAGGTGTCCACTTAATCGAACAAGTTGAAGCCTCTACTGATAAAGTCATGATCCCATATTCTAAATATCGTTTAGACAATGGGTTAACCGTCATTCTTTCGCCGGATCATTCTGACCCGTTGGTTCATGTGGACGTGACTTATCACGTCGGTTCTGCCCGTGAAGAAGTCGGTAAATCAGGTTTTGCTCACTTCTTTGAGCACATGATGTTTCAAGGTTCGAAACACGTGGCAGACCAACAACACTTTAAGCTGATTACCGAAGCGGGTGGTTCTCTCAATGGCTCCACTAATCGAGACCGCACCAACTACTATGAGACGGTGCCTGCCAATCAGTTGGAAAAAGTTCTGTGGTTAGAATCGGATCGAATGGGTTTTTTACTTGATGCCGTTTCACAGCGTAAATTCGAAATTCAGCGTGAAACAGTAAAAAATGAGCGTGCTCAGAATTATGACAACCGTCCATATGGCCTTATGTGGGAGCGAATGGGTGAAGCTATCTATCCGCAGGGGCACCCATACTCTTGGCAAACAATAGGTTATGTTGAAGATCTGGACCAAGTCGATGTAAACGATTTGAAAGCATTTTTTCTTCGTTGGTATGGTCCTAACAATGCGGTGCTGACCATTGGTGGCGATCTGGACACCAATGAAACTCTTGCATGGGTCAATAAATATTTTGGTTCAATCCCGAAAGGTCCTGAAGTTACCAATGCCAAAAAACAGCCAGCGGTATTGCCAGATAACCGTTATATTACCATGGAAGATCGTATACAGCAGCCGATGGTCGTGATTGGCTGGCCGACATCCTATCGTGGCGCGGATGATCAAATGTCTCTGGATGTATTGTCGAGTGTTCTTGGGAGTGGAACTAACAGCTATCTTTATCAGAATTTAGTTAAAACTCAGAAAGCAGTCAGTGCTGGCTCGTTCCATGACTGTTCTGAACTTGCGTGTAACTTTTATGTTTTCGCCATGGCTCCGGCTGGAAACAATGGTCAGTTAGCGCCGTTGTATGAAGAGCTAATGCAAACATTAGCGGAATTTAAGTCGAAAGGTGCAGACGGTGAACGTTTAGAGCAAATCACAGGTATGGCAGAAGCAAACTCTGTATTTGCTCTGCAAAGTGTATCGGGGAAAGTTTCACAACTGGCATCCAATGAAACCTTTTTTGGTTATCCGGATCGTCTCCAGGATCAGCTAGAACAGTTGAATCGTGTATCGCCGAAGACATTGTCTGCGGTGTTTAAAAAATATATTGATGGTAGGAATAAGGTTACGCTAAGTGTTGTTCCTAAAGGTAAAGCAAGTTACGCAGTAAAAGACGCAACATTTGTGACTCCGGAACGCCATTTACCTGAGCATCAAAAGCTCACTGAGCAACAGCTGTCTTACCGGCATGCAGCAGACAGTTTTGACCGCTCTATTATACCCAAAGTCGCTGAACCTGTTCAGGCCCATTTACCAGCACTGTATGACATCTATTTCAACAATGGTACAGAACTACTTGGCACTCAAACCTCCGAAACACCGACGGTAGTGATCGAGTTTAAACTTCCAGCGGGTGAAAGACATGTTACCAGAGGGAAAGAAGGGTTAGCTAATTTAACGGCGGCTATGATGGAGCAAGGTTCTGCATTAAGAAATGTTGAAGATATTCAAGCACAGTTGGATAAGTTAGGCTCAACCATCAGTGTAAGCGCGAATGTCTATTCAACAAGTGTCGTGGTTTCCAGCTTAGAGAAGAACTTATCTCAAACTCTGTCTGTAATTGAAGAAGTGTTATTCCAACCGGGCTTTAGGCAAGATGATTTTGAGCGCGTTAAGCAGCAGATGATCCAAGGAATGGTATACCAGCATCAGCAACCGGGGTGGCTAGCATCGCAAGCGACTCGCCAAGTATTGTTTGGCTCATCTATTTTTGCGCGCTCTAGTGATGGAACGGATCACTCTATAGCGAGTTTGACTCTGGATGACGTGAAGCATTTTTACCGTAAAAATTACACGCCAAATGGCGCTCAAATCGTGGTTGTTGGCGATATATCAAAGCAAGAAGTTCGTAAGCAGCTCAGTTTTTTCGCTAATTGGAAAGGAGAGCCTTCACCACTGATTGATCCACAAATTGTTCATCAATTGACAAGCAGAAAGATCTATCTGGTCGATAAGCCGGATGCTCCTCAGTCTGTGGTTCGTTTAGTTCGACGCGGTTTACCGTTCGATGCAACGGGAGAACTCTATCTGAGCCAACTGGCAAACTTTAATCTTGCAGGTAATTTTAATAGCCGTATCAACCAAAACTTACGTGAAGACAAAGGCTTTACTTATGGCGCGAGCAGTTACTTTACCAGCAATCGAGAGGTCGGTGCCGTGGTGTTTAACACTCAAGTCAGAGCTGATGCGACAGTAGATTCGATTGTCGAGTTGCAAAACGAAATGGCGAAGTTCAGTGAACAAGGTTTAACGGACCAGGAGGTGGATTTCCTACGTCTGGCTGTTGGTCAGCAAGATGCGTTGAAATATGAAACACCAGGACAGAAAGCTTCCCTGCTAAGTAGCATATTGACCTACAGTTTGGATAAAGATTATCTGCAAGTGCGTAATGAGATAGTCAAAACTGTCGATAAAGCGACACTCGATCGTTTGGCTGCGAAGTGGTTTAATCCAAGCGAATACCAAATCATCGTGGTCGGTGATGCGAAAACGCTGAAGCCTCAACTAGAAAAATTAACTATTCCCGTAGAAGAGCTTGAAATCATCCGCTAG
- a CDS encoding sodium ion-translocating decarboxylase subunit beta, translated as MDGLMTLWRETGIANFELGQIIMIMVGCLLLFLAIRKGFEPLLLLPIGFGAVLANIPNAGFTEPGGLLYYVYHVGIESGIFPLLIFMGVGAMTDFGALIANPKTLWLGAAAQLGIFATLFGAILLNYVPGMEFTMADASSIAIIGGADGPTAIFLASRLSPDLLGAIAVAAYSYMALVPIIQPPIMKALTTPEERQIKMAQLRHVGKTEKIIFPLVVLLMTILFLPAATPLVGMFCLGNLMREAGVVERLSKTAQNELINIVTIFLGLGVGSKLQSDKFLNLETLGILVLGAAAFSIGTAGGVIMAKILNKFSKEDINPLIGAAGVSAVPMAARVVNKVGLQANPQNFLLMHAMGPNVAGVLGSAVAAGVLLALVG; from the coding sequence ATGGACGGATTAATGACCTTATGGCGGGAAACGGGCATAGCTAACTTCGAACTGGGTCAGATCATTATGATCATGGTTGGTTGTTTGCTCCTTTTTCTCGCTATTCGTAAAGGTTTTGAACCCTTGTTACTTCTGCCAATTGGCTTTGGCGCAGTTCTTGCGAACATACCGAATGCTGGCTTCACTGAGCCGGGTGGATTGCTTTACTACGTTTATCACGTAGGGATTGAATCGGGTATCTTCCCGCTATTGATCTTTATGGGGGTAGGGGCAATGACTGACTTTGGCGCTTTGATTGCAAACCCTAAAACTCTTTGGTTGGGCGCAGCAGCACAGCTAGGTATTTTTGCGACGCTATTTGGTGCAATCTTACTTAACTATGTGCCGGGAATGGAATTTACCATGGCAGATGCATCATCGATTGCGATTATCGGCGGTGCTGATGGTCCTACGGCGATCTTCTTGGCGAGCAGGCTTTCACCTGACTTGTTAGGGGCGATTGCCGTGGCGGCATACAGTTACATGGCTTTGGTTCCTATTATTCAGCCACCAATCATGAAAGCGTTAACGACGCCGGAAGAGCGCCAAATTAAGATGGCTCAGCTTCGCCATGTAGGGAAAACAGAAAAAATCATTTTCCCATTGGTTGTTTTGCTGATGACTATCTTGTTCCTTCCAGCAGCAACACCATTAGTGGGTATGTTCTGTTTAGGTAACTTGATGCGTGAAGCTGGCGTAGTTGAGCGTTTATCTAAGACAGCACAAAACGAGCTGATTAACATTGTGACTATTTTCTTAGGACTTGGTGTTGGCTCAAAACTGCAGTCGGATAAATTCTTGAATTTGGAAACGCTAGGTATTTTGGTCTTAGGAGCTGCGGCATTTAGTATTGGTACTGCTGGTGGCGTTATTATGGCTAAGATTCTTAATAAGTTCTCAAAAGAAGATATCAACCCACTGATTGGTGCGGCAGGGGTTTCTGCGGTTCCGATGGCTGCTCGAGTTGTGAATAAAGTCGGTTTGCAAGCTAACCCTCAGAACTTCCTGTTGATGCATGCAATGGGGCCTAACGTAGCGGGGGTTCTTGGCTCTGCAGTTGCAGCGGGTGTGTTACTTGCTTTGGTTGGTTAA
- the oadA gene encoding sodium-extruding oxaloacetate decarboxylase subunit alpha — translation MSKPLAITDVVLRDAHQSLFATRMRIEDMLPIAAELDKVGYWSLETWGGATFDACIRFLGEDPWERLRELKKAMPNTPMQMLLRGQNLLGYRHYADDVVEKFVERAHTNGMDVFRIFDAMNDVRNFEKAVKATIDVGAHAQGTLSYTTSPVHNADTWVDLAKRLEDLGCHSLCIKDMSGLLKPYEAEELITRIKASCDVPLALHCHATTGLSTATAVKAVEAGIDILDTAISSMSQTYGHTPTETVVAMLQGTERDTNLKLEQIEPIAAYFREVRKKYAKWEGQLKGVDSRILIAQVPGGMLTNMEGQLKEQGAADRIDEVLEEIPRVRKDLGYIPLVTPTSQIVGTQAVINVLTGERYKSITKETAGLLKGEYGAAPAPVNAELQARVLDGKEVITCRPADLLQDEMDHLTTDLLEKAKAEGISLAEDTVDDVLTYALFPQVGLKFLKNRHNPDAFEPAPGKETATPVVAAPVAKAAVGGIETYSVKVDGHVYEVEVGPQGQLTSVTPANAKPAVAAVEVASSDAEDVPAPLAGTIFKVNVAAGEEVAEGDVLIILEAMKMETEVRAARSGLVQDLHVKEGDAVAVGSPLLSLA, via the coding sequence ATGTCTAAACCACTTGCCATAACCGATGTGGTTCTTCGCGATGCCCATCAATCTTTATTTGCTACGCGCATGCGTATCGAAGATATGTTGCCGATTGCAGCAGAGTTGGACAAAGTTGGCTACTGGTCTCTTGAAACTTGGGGCGGCGCAACATTTGATGCCTGTATTCGCTTTTTAGGGGAAGACCCATGGGAGCGTTTGCGTGAGCTGAAAAAAGCGATGCCTAACACGCCTATGCAAATGCTTTTGCGTGGTCAAAACCTACTAGGTTACCGCCATTATGCGGATGACGTAGTAGAGAAATTCGTTGAGCGTGCACATACCAATGGTATGGATGTTTTCCGTATCTTTGATGCAATGAATGACGTACGTAACTTTGAGAAAGCGGTAAAGGCAACCATTGATGTGGGTGCCCATGCTCAAGGAACTCTCTCATATACGACAAGTCCAGTTCACAATGCGGATACTTGGGTTGATCTCGCTAAACGATTAGAAGATCTAGGCTGTCATTCTTTGTGTATCAAAGACATGTCTGGTCTACTTAAGCCATACGAAGCAGAAGAGTTAATCACTCGTATTAAAGCTTCGTGTGATGTTCCATTAGCGCTTCACTGCCACGCAACTACTGGGCTATCAACAGCAACTGCGGTGAAAGCGGTAGAAGCGGGTATCGATATTCTTGATACTGCCATTTCGTCAATGAGCCAGACTTACGGTCATACGCCAACGGAAACGGTTGTCGCTATGCTGCAAGGTACTGAACGCGATACCAATCTCAAATTGGAACAAATTGAACCTATTGCGGCTTACTTCCGTGAGGTTCGTAAGAAATATGCTAAGTGGGAAGGTCAGCTTAAAGGTGTGGATTCTCGTATTCTGATTGCTCAGGTACCGGGAGGCATGTTGACCAACATGGAAGGTCAACTTAAAGAACAAGGTGCAGCTGATCGCATTGATGAAGTTCTAGAAGAAATCCCTCGTGTTCGTAAAGATCTTGGCTACATCCCGCTGGTAACGCCGACTTCGCAAATTGTTGGTACCCAAGCTGTTATCAACGTATTAACGGGTGAGCGTTACAAGAGCATTACCAAAGAAACTGCTGGTTTATTGAAAGGTGAGTATGGCGCAGCTCCTGCACCTGTCAATGCAGAGCTACAAGCTCGTGTTCTTGACGGTAAAGAAGTGATCACCTGCCGTCCTGCAGATTTACTGCAAGATGAAATGGATCACCTGACTACCGACCTGCTAGAAAAAGCAAAAGCAGAAGGTATATCTCTTGCTGAAGATACGGTTGATGATGTACTTACTTATGCGCTGTTCCCTCAGGTTGGTCTCAAGTTCCTGAAAAATCGTCATAATCCAGATGCATTTGAGCCAGCACCAGGAAAAGAAACAGCAACTCCGGTTGTAGCAGCACCTGTGGCTAAAGCGGCTGTTGGTGGTATCGAAACTTACAGTGTCAAAGTTGATGGTCATGTTTATGAAGTGGAAGTCGGCCCACAAGGTCAGCTGACTTCAGTAACACCTGCGAACGCCAAACCAGCTGTTGCTGCTGTGGAAGTGGCATCAAGCGATGCTGAAGATGTCCCTGCGCCTCTTGCCGGTACGATTTTCAAAGTGAATGTAGCGGCTGGTGAAGAAGTCGCTGAAGGTGATGTGCTGATTATTCTGGAAGCGATGAAGATGGAAACTGAAGTTAGAGCGGCTCGCTCTGGTTTGGTACAGGATCTTCACGTAAAAGAAGGTGATGCTGTCGCTGTTGGTTCTCCACTACTGAGCTTAGCGTAA
- a CDS encoding YqaA family protein: MIELFNSLFAQFAQAFSDSALWVLFFGGFLSATLLPGGSEAALLATLSLNQYSVFSVITIATFGNTLGGLVNYWLGLWLPNRTQQQKHGHKALAWLTKYGYWSLLFSWLPIIGDPLCLAAGWLRMKFLPSFVMILMGKALRYSILAVLFFF, encoded by the coding sequence ATGATCGAGCTCTTTAACTCTTTATTTGCCCAATTTGCTCAAGCTTTTTCAGACTCGGCACTGTGGGTTCTATTTTTCGGCGGCTTTTTGAGTGCGACTCTACTTCCTGGTGGTTCAGAAGCCGCTTTACTTGCAACGTTATCGCTGAATCAATATTCCGTCTTTTCTGTCATTACAATCGCAACTTTTGGCAATACCCTTGGTGGCTTAGTGAATTATTGGCTAGGGTTATGGCTACCGAACCGAACTCAACAGCAAAAGCATGGTCACAAAGCATTAGCTTGGTTAACAAAATACGGTTACTGGTCTTTGTTATTTAGTTGGTTACCTATTATTGGCGATCCACTTTGTTTAGCCGCTGGTTGGTTGAGAATGAAGTTTTTACCGTCATTTGTCATGATTTTGATGGGTAAAGCACTACGATATTCCATTCTAGCTGTTCTTTTCTTTTTTTAG
- a CDS encoding NADP-dependent oxidoreductase, which yields MENKQIAITQFGGPEVLSILSSPIPEPKAGEVLVRVAYSGINPIDFKTRAGLGWAAAQNKDKLPWVPGYDIAGQVVKRGINVSRLVEGDKVAGFIGFPIRGGGYSQYVCVPENELSLVPEAVTLEAAAVLPLAGQTAAQALNKAEVKEGDVVLILAGAGGVGHIAVQIALAAKAEVYTTCSENNLDYLATLGAHAINYQFAPVSQRIDKVDVLIDLVGGDAALDALKCLNDNARVVTVPTLSAELICEKAKMLGFQATGMLVDPNPEQLDTMLYMVSVGLLKTEIQKIYPMDEVQQAHKQIETGHTRGKVLLDMK from the coding sequence ATGGAAAACAAGCAAATTGCTATCACCCAGTTTGGTGGGCCTGAAGTTCTTTCAATTTTATCGTCACCGATACCAGAGCCGAAGGCTGGTGAAGTACTCGTACGTGTCGCTTACTCAGGGATCAACCCTATTGATTTCAAAACTCGGGCTGGTTTAGGCTGGGCTGCAGCTCAAAATAAAGATAAGTTACCTTGGGTCCCGGGATACGATATTGCTGGGCAAGTTGTTAAAAGGGGGATAAATGTCTCTCGTCTGGTGGAAGGGGATAAAGTTGCAGGCTTTATCGGATTTCCCATTCGTGGCGGTGGTTACAGCCAATACGTTTGTGTCCCAGAAAATGAATTGAGTCTGGTACCTGAAGCTGTGACTTTAGAAGCCGCTGCTGTTCTTCCGCTTGCGGGTCAAACCGCGGCTCAAGCTCTGAATAAAGCAGAAGTAAAAGAGGGCGATGTTGTACTGATATTGGCGGGTGCAGGTGGCGTTGGGCACATAGCTGTACAGATAGCTTTGGCAGCAAAGGCTGAGGTTTATACCACGTGTAGTGAAAACAATCTGGATTATCTGGCTACGCTTGGCGCTCATGCGATTAACTACCAGTTTGCTCCAGTATCGCAGCGCATTGATAAAGTGGACGTGTTGATCGACCTCGTTGGTGGTGATGCCGCATTGGATGCTTTGAAATGTCTGAATGACAATGCTCGTGTGGTGACTGTCCCAACTTTAAGCGCCGAGTTGATTTGCGAAAAAGCAAAAATGCTGGGTTTCCAAGCGACGGGGATGTTAGTCGATCCAAATCCTGAGCAATTAGACACGATGCTTTATATGGTGAGTGTCGGATTGCTAAAAACAGAAATACAAAAGATTTATCCTATGGATGAAGTTCAACAAGCTCATAAGCAGATAGAAACTGGTCATACTCGAGGCAAGGTTCTGTTAGATATGAAATGA